Proteins from a single region of Paraburkholderia aromaticivorans:
- a CDS encoding XdhC family protein, with amino-acid sequence MNDDTLVQLEQRLIEQARPFAVATVIRAVPPTSTWVGAQALVEGDGTLHGWIGGGCSRAIVVQAAQEAMKSGQPKMVRISNEHATPEADVEDHAMPCASNGTIQLFIQPTVPAPSVLVLGSTPTALEACVLARRIGLRVCAAASVTAPLAELGLQRVIEGFDTGALDRLKPQFVLVATQGDGDEDALEAALRSSAAAVLMVASKRKAEKLRAAMRARGIAPERLAALHAPAGPDINARTPQEIALGAVAGLVTLRRLLEQTSAAAPDPHAVGADALPVAPSRESTASAEPAAARYVNPVCGMEIDIASARHVVAFGGQRHYFCCDGCKLEFERSPDKYLAIAQGARQREVT; translated from the coding sequence ATGAACGACGATACCCTCGTGCAACTGGAACAACGGCTGATTGAACAGGCGCGCCCGTTCGCCGTGGCCACGGTGATTCGCGCAGTGCCGCCGACCTCCACGTGGGTCGGTGCGCAAGCGCTGGTTGAAGGCGACGGGACGCTGCACGGCTGGATTGGCGGCGGCTGCTCGCGGGCGATCGTGGTTCAGGCCGCGCAGGAAGCGATGAAGTCGGGACAGCCGAAAATGGTTCGCATCAGCAATGAACATGCGACGCCGGAGGCCGACGTGGAGGATCACGCGATGCCGTGCGCGAGCAACGGCACGATCCAGCTCTTCATTCAGCCCACGGTACCCGCGCCATCGGTGCTCGTGCTCGGATCGACGCCGACAGCGCTCGAAGCATGCGTGCTGGCTCGCCGGATCGGGTTGAGAGTCTGCGCCGCAGCCAGCGTAACGGCGCCGCTCGCGGAGCTCGGCCTGCAACGGGTCATCGAGGGTTTCGACACCGGCGCGCTCGACCGGCTCAAGCCGCAGTTCGTTCTGGTCGCCACGCAGGGCGACGGCGACGAGGACGCGCTCGAAGCTGCTTTGCGCAGTTCGGCGGCGGCAGTGTTGATGGTCGCCAGCAAGCGCAAAGCAGAAAAGCTGCGCGCGGCGATGCGCGCGCGCGGCATCGCTCCTGAGCGGCTCGCCGCGCTGCATGCGCCGGCCGGACCCGATATCAACGCGCGCACGCCGCAGGAGATCGCGCTTGGGGCAGTCGCGGGTCTGGTGACGCTGCGCCGTCTGCTGGAGCAAACGTCGGCCGCTGCGCCGGACCCGCACGCCGTCGGTGCCGACGCGCTGCCCGTCGCGCCTTCGCGCGAATCTACGGCATCGGCCGAGCCGGCGGCCGCCCGCTACGTCAATCCGGTGTGCGGAATGGAGATCGATATTGCATCGGCTCGGCACGTCGTCGCATTCGGCGGACAGCGCCACTATTTCTGCTGCGACGGTTGCAAGCTCGAGTTCGAGCGTTCGCCCGATAAATATCTTGCGATCGCGCAGGGCGCGCGGCAACGGGAGGTGACATGA
- a CDS encoding vWA domain-containing protein, producing MLTDIRCADHRAPPPSLEEALVSRYVGFARWLRAYGFHVTSADVAAAMEVAQRVGQFDGLLLRWTLRALVCSRAEEWRRFDELFDAYFKVPNRRALVETRAGGALRIVRECDGTRRDDSEGMPLSLAGRGADAAHPDGGAAERGVTGESSLAHADFRHLNQPDELFAIDDAIRRFAQRLRGIQVRREHRAESGRVIDMAGTIRRSVSRGGLPLELVWRRKRRLRPRIVLLLDVSRSMNLYSYFYLRLARVLSARVSDVHCFIFHTRLVGVTQALRDPDPWRSQERLQLLSLGWAGGTRIGESLGEFNRQHAATLLHSRTAVVIVSDGYDAGEPELLRQALRAIRRRCRSLVWLNPLASRAGFTLTSVGMSAALPYIDLLAGAADLASLERVLPQVLSVLQ from the coding sequence ATGTTGACCGACATCCGTTGCGCCGATCACCGGGCGCCGCCGCCGAGCCTCGAAGAGGCACTCGTTTCCCGATACGTCGGGTTCGCGAGATGGCTGCGCGCATACGGCTTTCACGTCACCAGTGCCGATGTGGCCGCGGCGATGGAGGTCGCGCAGCGCGTGGGCCAGTTCGATGGCCTGTTGTTGCGCTGGACCCTGCGCGCATTGGTCTGTTCGCGCGCCGAGGAGTGGCGGCGCTTCGATGAACTATTCGATGCGTATTTCAAGGTGCCGAATCGCCGGGCGCTGGTCGAAACGCGTGCGGGCGGTGCCCTGCGGATCGTGCGGGAATGCGACGGCACCCGGCGTGACGATAGCGAAGGCATGCCGCTGTCGCTGGCCGGGCGCGGCGCCGATGCGGCGCACCCGGACGGCGGCGCAGCCGAGCGCGGCGTCACCGGCGAATCGTCGCTCGCGCACGCGGACTTTCGTCACCTGAACCAGCCGGACGAATTGTTCGCCATCGATGATGCGATACGGCGCTTCGCGCAGCGGCTGCGAGGTATCCAGGTACGCCGCGAACATCGCGCGGAGTCCGGCCGCGTGATCGACATGGCGGGTACGATCCGGCGCAGCGTGTCGCGCGGCGGGCTGCCGCTGGAACTGGTATGGCGCCGCAAGCGGCGCCTGCGGCCGCGCATCGTGCTGCTGCTGGACGTCAGCCGCTCGATGAACCTGTACAGCTATTTCTATCTGCGGCTCGCACGTGTGTTGAGCGCGCGGGTTTCCGACGTGCATTGCTTCATCTTTCACACGCGGCTCGTGGGTGTTACGCAGGCATTGCGCGACCCGGATCCGTGGCGCTCGCAGGAACGGCTGCAGTTGCTGTCGCTCGGATGGGCGGGCGGCACGCGCATCGGCGAGAGTCTTGGCGAATTCAACCGGCAGCATGCGGCGACGCTGCTTCACTCGCGTACCGCGGTCGTGATCGTCAGCGACGGCTACGATGCCGGCGAGCCGGAACTCTTGCGGCAAGCGCTGCGCGCGATCCGGCGCCGCTGCCGGAGTCTGGTCTGGCTCAACCCGCTAGCGAGCCGGGCCGGTTTCACGCTGACCAGCGTCGGGATGTCGGCGGCGCTGCCTTATATCGATCTGCTGGCTGGCGCAGCCGATCTCGCGAGTCTCGAGCGGGTGCTGCCGCAAGTGTTGTCCGTACTGCAATGA
- a CDS encoding LytTR family DNA-binding domain-containing protein — protein MDPLAQPAMLTTDPRRNETFHHKLEQFNPGVVWLSAEGHVTAFNDVALQILGPAAQQSLGVMQDKLFGIDVVQLHPEKSRDKLRFLLQSRDAGGCPAKSPPPLAMMINIPDRILMIKVSRMAGLQGMCGTCMIFYDVTDITTEPPRQSPSGNSSNAPSPRRLFKLPVYRKNRMILIDLKDIVRFQGDGHYTTIVTKDDRYLSNFSLSDLELRLDDSIYLRVHRSHIVSLSYAVELIKFDESVNLVMADAERTVVPVSRSKAVKLKELLGVI, from the coding sequence ATGGACCCGCTTGCGCAACCTGCAATGCTGACGACGGATCCGCGTCGCAACGAGACGTTCCACCATAAGCTTGAGCAGTTCAATCCAGGGGTGGTTTGGCTCAGTGCAGAGGGACATGTGACGGCGTTTAATGATGTCGCGTTGCAGATCCTTGGACCGGCTGCCCAACAATCGCTAGGTGTAATGCAGGACAAGCTATTCGGCATAGACGTGGTGCAGTTGCACCCTGAGAAGAGCCGCGACAAGCTCCGCTTTCTCCTGCAGTCGAGAGATGCTGGCGGTTGTCCGGCGAAGTCCCCGCCACCGCTCGCGATGATGATCAACATTCCTGACAGAATATTGATGATCAAGGTTTCCCGGATGGCAGGTTTACAAGGGATGTGCGGCACATGTATGATTTTTTATGACGTGACCGATATCACAACCGAACCTCCTAGGCAAAGTCCAAGCGGCAACTCCAGCAACGCCCCGTCGCCGAGACGCCTATTCAAACTTCCCGTCTATCGAAAGAATCGGATGATTCTGATCGACCTCAAGGATATCGTGCGTTTCCAAGGCGACGGCCACTACACGACAATTGTCACAAAAGACGATCGCTACCTCTCTAATTTTTCGCTGTCAGATCTTGAACTACGACTGGACGACAGCATCTACTTGCGAGTACACCGTAGCCACATCGTTAGCCTTAGTTATGCAGTAGAGCTTATTAAATTTGATGAAAGCGTAAATCTTGTCATGGCTGATGCAGAGCGCACCGTAGTTCCGGTAAGTCGATCGAAAGCAGTGAAATTGAAGGAACTGCTGGGTGTGATCTAA
- a CDS encoding OmpW/AlkL family protein, whose protein sequence is MKRWSLGKWIVAAVAAAGATCAQADQGDVLARFRVLSIEPDVSTSGTLSTLNMGVNNSIVPEVDFTYMVTGNLGVELILGMTRHTVTSSLGGLGRVSLLPPTLTLAWHFNPQGKIRPYLGAGFNYTLFYNSSLQAGGTSVGVHNHSFGPALQAGIDVQVTKKIFVNADVKKLFIKTDATLDGAPIGTLKINPWVVGIGFGVKF, encoded by the coding sequence ATGAAGCGCTGGTCACTCGGGAAATGGATTGTTGCTGCTGTGGCAGCGGCAGGCGCGACTTGCGCGCAAGCTGACCAAGGTGATGTGCTAGCGCGCTTCAGAGTATTGAGCATCGAGCCTGACGTGTCGACGTCGGGAACGTTATCGACGCTCAATATGGGGGTCAACAATTCCATCGTTCCGGAAGTCGATTTCACGTACATGGTAACGGGAAATCTCGGGGTCGAATTGATTCTCGGTATGACGCGCCATACGGTTACGTCAAGCCTGGGTGGGCTGGGCCGGGTCAGCCTTCTGCCGCCAACCCTCACGCTGGCCTGGCATTTCAATCCGCAAGGGAAGATACGCCCCTATCTCGGCGCCGGATTCAACTATACGTTGTTCTACAACAGTTCTTTGCAGGCGGGCGGTACGAGCGTTGGCGTGCACAACCATAGCTTCGGCCCGGCGTTGCAGGCCGGCATCGACGTGCAAGTGACCAAGAAGATTTTCGTCAACGCGGACGTCAAAAAGCTGTTCATCAAGACGGATGCCACGCTCGACGGTGCCCCAATCGGAACCCTGAAGATTAATCCGTGGGTGGTCGGGATCGGTTTCGGCGTCAAATTCTGA
- a CDS encoding aerobic carbon-monoxide dehydrogenase large subunit — translation MGNIDANLERLAALEGMGCSRKRREDPRFIQGKGNYVDDVKMPGMLFGVMVRSPYAHARIKKIDKTRALAHPGVHAVLTAEDLKPLKLHWMPTLAGDVQAVLADEKVCFQNQEVAFVVADDRYVAADAAELVEVEYEELPAVVDPLQALAPDAPVIREDIREKLVGAHGARKHPNHIFTWNVGDKDKTARAFENADVTVVQDMLYPRVHPCPLETCGCVASFDKARGDLTVYITSQAPHVVRTVVGMLSTIPESKIRIISPDIGGGFGNKVGVYPGYVVAIVASIVLGRPVKWIESRAENLSTTAFARDYHMTGELAADRDGRIKALRVHVTADHGAFDACADPSKWPAGMFHVCTGSYDIPNAFVSVDGVYTNKCPGGVAYRCSFRVTEAVYLIERMIDVLAQKLGMDKAEIRFRNFIRKDKFPYATPLGLEYDSGDYETALRKVLDAVDYPALRAEQAARRADPNAEWLMGIGIVTFTEIVGAGPSKMCDILGVGMFDSCEIRVHPDGSAIARMGTITQGQGHQTTYAQIIASEAGIPASMIQVEEGDTASAPYGLGTYGSRSTPVAGAAVARASRKIREKARKIAAHLLEVSPDDVEFDVDRFVLKGSADQFKTLKEVAWAAYNNVPEGMEMGLEAVDYYDPPNFTFPFGAYVCVVDVNRYSGETRIRRFYALDDCGTRINPMIIEGQIHGGLTEGFAVAMGQELPYDEAGNLLGGTLMDYFVPTAVETPHWETDFTVTPSPHHPIGAKGVAESPHVGSIPCFTAAVVDAFAHLGITHMNMPHNAYRVWQQSRSLGLTRQ, via the coding sequence ATGGGAAATATCGACGCGAATCTCGAGCGGCTTGCGGCACTGGAGGGAATGGGCTGCTCCCGCAAGCGGCGCGAGGACCCGCGCTTCATCCAGGGAAAGGGAAATTATGTCGACGACGTCAAGATGCCGGGCATGCTGTTCGGCGTGATGGTGCGCAGTCCTTATGCGCATGCGCGCATCAAGAAGATCGACAAGACGCGCGCGCTCGCGCACCCTGGTGTGCATGCGGTGCTGACCGCCGAGGACCTGAAGCCGCTCAAGCTGCACTGGATGCCGACGCTCGCGGGCGACGTGCAGGCGGTGCTGGCGGATGAGAAGGTCTGCTTCCAGAACCAGGAGGTGGCATTCGTCGTCGCCGACGACCGCTATGTCGCGGCCGATGCGGCGGAGCTGGTCGAAGTCGAATACGAGGAGCTGCCCGCGGTGGTCGACCCGCTGCAGGCGCTTGCCCCGGATGCGCCGGTGATTCGCGAGGACATTCGCGAGAAGCTGGTCGGCGCGCACGGCGCGCGCAAGCACCCGAATCACATTTTTACGTGGAACGTCGGCGACAAGGACAAGACCGCGCGCGCATTCGAAAACGCGGATGTCACGGTCGTGCAGGACATGCTGTATCCGCGCGTGCACCCATGTCCGCTGGAAACTTGCGGCTGCGTCGCGTCCTTCGACAAGGCGCGCGGGGACCTGACGGTCTACATCACGTCGCAGGCTCCGCACGTCGTGCGAACCGTGGTCGGCATGCTGTCGACCATTCCGGAGTCGAAGATCCGCATCATCTCGCCGGATATCGGCGGCGGCTTCGGTAACAAGGTTGGCGTGTATCCCGGGTATGTCGTGGCCATCGTCGCGTCGATCGTGCTGGGGCGGCCCGTCAAGTGGATCGAGTCGCGTGCCGAGAACCTGAGCACCACCGCGTTCGCGCGCGACTATCACATGACCGGAGAGCTGGCCGCGGATCGCGACGGCCGGATCAAGGCACTGCGCGTGCACGTCACCGCGGATCACGGCGCGTTCGACGCATGTGCGGATCCGAGCAAGTGGCCGGCAGGCATGTTCCACGTCTGTACCGGCTCCTACGACATACCGAACGCGTTCGTGTCGGTCGACGGCGTCTACACCAACAAGTGTCCGGGCGGTGTCGCTTACCGATGCTCGTTCAGGGTGACGGAGGCGGTCTATCTGATCGAGCGGATGATCGACGTGCTCGCGCAAAAGCTCGGCATGGACAAGGCCGAAATACGTTTCAGGAATTTCATCCGCAAGGACAAGTTCCCGTATGCGACGCCGCTCGGGCTCGAATACGATTCGGGCGATTACGAAACCGCGCTCAGGAAGGTACTCGACGCCGTCGACTATCCGGCGCTGCGCGCCGAGCAGGCCGCGCGGCGCGCGGACCCCAACGCCGAGTGGTTAATGGGCATCGGCATCGTGACCTTCACCGAAATCGTCGGGGCGGGACCGTCGAAGATGTGCGACATCCTCGGCGTTGGCATGTTCGATTCGTGCGAGATCCGGGTTCACCCGGATGGTTCGGCGATCGCCCGCATGGGCACGATCACGCAGGGACAGGGCCACCAGACCACCTATGCCCAGATCATCGCGTCCGAGGCCGGGATTCCCGCATCCATGATCCAGGTCGAGGAGGGCGATACCGCAAGCGCTCCGTACGGTCTCGGTACCTACGGGTCGCGCTCCACGCCGGTTGCGGGTGCGGCGGTCGCGCGGGCGTCGCGGAAGATTCGCGAAAAGGCCCGGAAAATCGCCGCGCACCTGCTCGAAGTCAGCCCGGACGATGTCGAATTCGATGTCGACCGGTTCGTGCTCAAGGGGTCGGCCGATCAGTTCAAGACCCTGAAGGAAGTGGCCTGGGCCGCGTACAACAATGTCCCCGAAGGCATGGAGATGGGGCTGGAGGCGGTCGATTATTACGATCCGCCGAACTTCACCTTTCCGTTCGGCGCCTATGTGTGCGTGGTCGATGTCAACCGCTATTCGGGCGAGACGCGGATTCGCCGGTTCTATGCGCTCGACGACTGCGGCACGCGCATCAATCCGATGATCATCGAAGGGCAGATCCACGGCGGCCTGACGGAGGGCTTCGCGGTCGCGATGGGGCAGGAGCTTCCATATGACGAGGCCGGCAATCTGCTGGGCGGCACGCTGATGGACTACTTCGTGCCGACCGCTGTCGAAACGCCCCATTGGGAGACCGATTTCACCGTGACGCCGTCTCCCCATCATCCGATTGGCGCAAAGGGCGTCGCCGAATCGCCGCACGTCGGATCGATCCCGTGCTTTACCGCGGCGGTGGTCGATGCGTTCGCGCACCTTGGCATCACCCACATGAACATGCCCCACAACGCGTACCGCGTGTGGCAGCAAAGCCGTTCGCTCGGGCTGACGAGGCAGTAA
- a CDS encoding IS5-like element ISRme6 family transposase (programmed frameshift), giving the protein MEAPIIDDELWTLIEPLLPPPKPRRKEHPGRPRVSDRAALNGILFVLKTGLRWNYLPTVLGFGSGATCWRRLNDWRKAGVWDRLHELLLDKLREAGQIDLSYAAVDSSSVRAVGAGGKTGPNPTDRSRPGSKHHILVDANGVPISAILTGANRNDVTQLLPLVDAIPPIRGTRGRPLQRPKVIYADRGYDSDPHRQRLRERGIKPVIARRRTEHGSGLGKFRWVVERTHSWLHNFRRLRIRFDRRADIHEAFLKFGCALVCWNIFRRTEQPF; this is encoded by the exons ATGGAAGCGCCGATCATTGATGACGAATTGTGGACACTGATCGAACCGTTACTGCCGCCGCCCAAGCCCCGGCGCAAAGAGCATCCTGGTCGCCCGCGCGTATCGGATCGGGCGGCGTTGAATGGCATTCTGTTCGTGTTGAAAACCGGTCTGCGATGGAACTACCTGCCGACCGTATTGGGCTTTGGCTCCGGCGCGACCTGCTGGCGACGACTGAACGACTGGCGCAAAGCAGGAGTATGGGATCGACTACACGAACTGCTGCTCGACAAGTTGCGCGAGGCCGGGCAGATCGATCTTTCATACGCTGCCGTCGATTCCTCGTCGGTACGAGCCGTTGGGGCGGGCG GAAAAACTGGCCCGAACCCCACGGATCGCTCGCGACCCGGTTCCAAGCACCACATCCTCGTAGACGCCAATGGCGTTCCCATCAGCGCCATCCTGACCGGCGCGAACCGCAACGACGTCACCCAGTTGCTGCCGCTCGTCGACGCGATTCCCCCGATCCGCGGCACGCGCGGCCGACCACTTCAGAGACCCAAAGTCATCTATGCCGATCGTGGTTACGATTCCGATCCGCATCGTCAACGATTGCGCGAACGCGGCATCAAACCGGTGATCGCCAGGCGCCGCACTGAACATGGCAGTGGTCTGGGCAAATTCCGTTGGGTCGTTGAACGGACTCACTCGTGGCTCCACAACTTCCGTCGTCTTCGCATACGCTTCGATCGTCGAGCTGACATTCACGAAGCATTCTTGAAATTCGGCTGCGCCCTCGTCTGCTGGAACATCTTCAGGCGTACGGAGCAGCCTTTTTGA
- a CDS encoding FAD binding domain-containing protein codes for MIPRPFEYHVPRTLPEAISLLNEHGDDAKLLAGGHSLLPMMKLRFADPGHLIDLGKLAELKGIREIGNEIRIGAMTTENELIWSELLQRKCPLIVEGARLISDPQVRYRGTIGGDISHGDPGNDHPALMMALDASFVLAGPQGERVVPADGYFLGTYLTLLEPGEIMTEIRIPISAEGTGYCYAKLKRKTGDFATAAAAVTLRMSGETVSDVRIALTNVAPAAIRATDAEQCLRGKPLDDERIAEAVRLAMSICEPVADLRGDIEYKTAMAGEMTRRALLTAYQRAKR; via the coding sequence GTGATACCCCGGCCATTCGAATACCACGTTCCCCGGACCTTGCCAGAGGCAATCTCGCTGTTGAACGAGCATGGCGACGACGCGAAGCTCCTTGCCGGCGGACACAGTCTGTTGCCGATGATGAAGCTTCGCTTTGCCGATCCAGGTCATCTGATCGATCTGGGAAAGCTCGCCGAGCTCAAGGGTATCCGAGAAATCGGCAATGAAATCCGCATCGGGGCGATGACGACCGAGAACGAACTGATCTGGTCCGAGCTGCTGCAAAGGAAATGCCCGTTGATCGTCGAAGGCGCGCGCCTGATTTCGGATCCGCAAGTGCGCTATAGAGGCACGATCGGCGGCGACATCTCGCATGGCGATCCGGGTAACGACCACCCGGCGTTGATGATGGCGCTGGATGCTTCGTTCGTGCTCGCCGGCCCGCAGGGCGAACGCGTCGTTCCGGCCGACGGATATTTTCTCGGCACTTACCTGACGCTGCTCGAGCCGGGCGAGATCATGACCGAGATCCGCATTCCGATTTCCGCGGAGGGCACCGGCTATTGCTACGCAAAACTGAAGCGCAAGACCGGTGACTTCGCGACTGCCGCCGCGGCGGTGACGCTGCGCATGAGCGGGGAGACCGTGAGCGACGTGCGCATCGCCCTCACCAACGTCGCGCCGGCGGCCATCAGGGCGACCGACGCGGAGCAATGCCTGCGCGGCAAGCCGCTCGACGACGAACGCATTGCCGAGGCGGTGCGCCTGGCGATGAGCATCTGCGAGCCGGTTGCCGATCTGCGCGGCGATATCGAGTACAAGACGGCGATGGCGGGCGAGATGACGCGGCGAGCGCTGCTCACGGCCTATCAGCGAGCAAAGCGTTGA
- a CDS encoding nucleotidyltransferase family protein yields the protein MLAAGMSSRMAGKHKLLLPIGGQPAVRRTVSALAAAGPEELVVVTGFNGRDVIDALDGLPVRFQGNPRYEEGQMTSVAAGVAALRMPCSVVLVCLADQVLLDAGDYRELVDAFGAMPYGSILIPAFNGQRGNPVAFSASYVPEVVTGRLNPGCRKLIAEHPDEVFVHEAAHDRFTVDMDTPEDYARILARLGISPDAVAETGLV from the coding sequence GTGCTGGCCGCGGGCATGTCGTCCAGGATGGCGGGCAAGCATAAGTTGCTGCTGCCGATCGGCGGACAGCCGGCAGTCAGGCGCACCGTCAGCGCGCTGGCCGCCGCCGGCCCGGAAGAACTCGTGGTCGTCACGGGCTTCAATGGCCGTGACGTCATCGATGCGCTCGACGGGTTGCCTGTCAGGTTTCAGGGCAACCCGCGCTACGAAGAAGGGCAGATGACGTCGGTTGCCGCCGGCGTGGCCGCGCTCCGCATGCCGTGCAGCGTCGTGCTGGTCTGCCTGGCCGACCAGGTCCTGCTGGATGCCGGCGACTACCGGGAACTGGTCGACGCGTTCGGCGCGATGCCATACGGGTCGATCCTGATTCCGGCATTCAACGGGCAACGCGGCAATCCGGTGGCGTTTTCCGCGAGTTATGTGCCGGAGGTCGTGACCGGACGCCTGAATCCAGGGTGCAGGAAACTGATTGCCGAGCATCCCGATGAAGTCTTCGTCCATGAGGCCGCGCACGATCGTTTCACGGTCGACATGGACACGCCGGAGGATTACGCGCGCATCCTGGCGCGATTGGGCATTTCGCCCGATGCCGTTGCTGAAACGGGGCTGGTATGA
- a CDS encoding AAA family ATPase translates to MFTDRMTDVVSLQESLERHGFIAERSLAATLLLTMEMRRPLLLEGEAGVGKTEVAKALARLSNTRLIRLQCYEGLDTHSALYEWNYQRQLLAIKLLEQDARPVSDKEQDIFSERYLLKRPLLEAITTMPAPVLLIDEVDRTDEAFEAYLLELLSDFQMSIPELGVIRASERPLVILTSNGTREISDALRRRCLYQYVDYPSFDKELLIVRTRAPDVPAKLALQVVEFVQAVRQMDIQKKPGIAETLDWASALLRLGVSAIEPNGAERIVDSLSALVKTREDRAGLTRPVVEKLAAAC, encoded by the coding sequence ATGTTTACGGACCGCATGACCGACGTGGTGAGCCTCCAGGAGAGCCTCGAGCGCCATGGATTCATTGCCGAGCGCAGCCTCGCGGCGACCCTGCTGTTGACGATGGAAATGCGGCGGCCGTTGCTGCTGGAAGGAGAGGCGGGTGTCGGGAAGACGGAGGTCGCGAAAGCGCTCGCTCGGCTGTCGAATACGCGCCTGATCAGACTCCAGTGCTACGAAGGTCTCGATACGCACTCGGCGTTGTATGAATGGAACTACCAGCGGCAGTTGCTTGCGATCAAATTGCTCGAACAGGACGCGCGGCCGGTTTCGGACAAGGAGCAGGATATTTTTTCCGAACGATATCTGCTCAAGCGTCCGCTGCTCGAAGCGATAACGACGATGCCCGCGCCGGTCCTGCTGATCGACGAAGTCGACCGCACCGACGAGGCGTTTGAAGCGTATCTGCTCGAGCTGCTGTCCGACTTCCAGATGTCGATTCCGGAACTCGGGGTCATACGCGCGTCCGAGCGGCCTCTCGTGATCCTGACCTCGAACGGCACGCGCGAGATCTCCGATGCGCTGCGTCGCCGGTGCCTGTATCAGTACGTCGATTATCCGAGCTTCGACAAGGAACTGTTGATTGTCCGCACGCGGGCTCCGGATGTGCCGGCGAAACTGGCGCTTCAGGTCGTCGAGTTTGTCCAGGCGGTCCGGCAAATGGACATTCAGAAAAAGCCGGGCATTGCCGAGACGCTCGACTGGGCGTCTGCTTTGCTCCGTTTGGGCGTGAGCGCGATCGAGCCGAACGGTGCCGAGCGGATCGTGGATTCGCTGTCCGCTCTCGTCAAGACGCGCGAGGACCGGGCCGGCCTTACCCGTCCGGTCGTCGAGAAATTGGCAGCCGCATGTTGA
- a CDS encoding (2Fe-2S)-binding protein, producing MSNKVMVSFKLNGKQTDVVVEPRELLIHTLREKCLHTGPHIGCETSHCGACTVDVNGMSVKSCTMLTVQADGAELLTVEGFAQDGQLHALQEGFMQEHGLQCGFCTPGMITRAYRLLKENPSPTEEEIRYWMAGNLCRCTGYQNIVKAVQYAARKLRGEAVETSHPLLEASAH from the coding sequence ATGAGCAACAAGGTCATGGTGTCGTTCAAGCTGAACGGCAAGCAAACGGATGTGGTGGTTGAGCCGCGCGAGCTGCTGATCCACACGCTGAGGGAAAAGTGCCTGCACACAGGGCCGCATATCGGCTGCGAGACGTCCCATTGCGGCGCCTGCACCGTCGATGTGAACGGTATGTCGGTCAAGTCCTGCACGATGTTGACGGTGCAGGCCGACGGCGCCGAGCTGTTGACGGTCGAAGGATTCGCGCAAGACGGGCAGTTGCACGCACTGCAGGAAGGCTTCATGCAAGAGCACGGTTTGCAATGCGGCTTCTGCACCCCGGGCATGATCACCCGTGCTTACCGGCTTCTAAAGGAGAATCCGTCTCCGACCGAAGAAGAGATCCGCTACTGGATGGCGGGCAATCTCTGCCGCTGCACGGGCTATCAGAACATCGTGAAGGCGGTGCAGTACGCCGCCCGCAAGCTGCGCGGCGAGGCGGTCGAGACATCGCATCCGCTGCTGGAAGCCAGCGCGCACTGA
- a CDS encoding SRPBCC family protein, which yields MKVVLEKVFPVAASADAAWQFLQDIEAVAGCMPGAKITERVDATHYKGTIGVRLGPASMSFKGDIEVPTIDAAGRTLHLIGKGSDSTGTSGASMDLVATVRATGETCELVGKSEVAMSGKAAAFGGRMMDTVADQILKQFAANFAARVQASEAQRNAAPSGAPDGSPAAPAAAAAMPHTELNGLALAWAVLRSWLRGIFSRKTA from the coding sequence ATGAAAGTCGTACTTGAAAAAGTGTTTCCCGTGGCGGCGAGCGCGGATGCCGCATGGCAGTTCCTGCAAGATATCGAGGCGGTGGCCGGGTGCATGCCGGGCGCGAAGATAACCGAGCGCGTGGACGCCACGCATTACAAAGGCACGATCGGCGTGCGGCTCGGTCCGGCCTCGATGTCGTTCAAGGGCGATATCGAGGTGCCGACGATCGACGCGGCGGGTCGCACGTTGCATCTGATTGGCAAGGGCTCGGATTCGACCGGCACGTCTGGTGCATCGATGGACCTGGTCGCGACCGTGCGGGCCACCGGCGAGACTTGCGAGCTGGTCGGCAAGAGCGAGGTGGCGATGAGCGGAAAGGCCGCCGCGTTCGGCGGCCGGATGATGGACACGGTTGCCGACCAGATACTCAAACAGTTCGCGGCCAACTTTGCCGCGCGAGTCCAGGCATCGGAAGCGCAGCGCAATGCGGCGCCGTCCGGCGCGCCGGACGGCTCCCCGGCGGCGCCGGCGGCTGCCGCTGCCATGCCGCATACCGAACTGAACGGTTTGGCGCTGGCGTGGGCGGTCCTGCGCAGTTGGCTGCGCGGGATTTTCTCTCGCAAGACGGCCTGA